The proteins below come from a single Holdemania massiliensis genomic window:
- a CDS encoding (2Fe-2S) ferredoxin domain-containing protein, whose translation MVTVEVCIGSACYVKGSNEVVTILQELIKEKGWEDQVNVKGAFCMQVCTQGLGLRVNGKQLLGVGLHNVKEVLLQEITAALA comes from the coding sequence ATGGTCACAGTTGAAGTTTGTATTGGAAGTGCCTGCTACGTCAAGGGCAGCAATGAAGTCGTAACGATTCTGCAGGAATTAATCAAAGAAAAGGGCTGGGAAGACCAGGTGAATGTCAAAGGAGCCTTCTGCATGCAGGTCTGCACACAGGGCCTGGGACTGCGCGTGAACGGCAAGCAGCTGCTGGGCGTCGGTCTGCATAATGTCAAAGAGGTGCTCCTGCAGGAAATTACGGCGGCTTTGGCATGA
- a CDS encoding [Fe-Fe] hydrogenase large subunit C-terminal domain-containing protein produces the protein MSYIQLSEANCRNCLRCVRVCPTKAMTYQNHQPTIIEEECILCGKCYAICPHSAKKVHSDIEAVRQWIREGQPLALSIAPSFASVWPDYPQLKQQLQALGFAVVEETAVGARLVSEAYMQLIEQRQMKNILSTCCPAVVTYVEKNFPELIDQLAPVVSPMIAHGFDLKARFPGYKTVFLSPCIAKQKEAADPRFAGAIDAVLTMPDLSAWLKDIPVQEMSEAVPWENLQASTVRMYPTPGGVIRTLSSSDEVYERVSAEGMERVKDALNSIAQGHMEGYFFELSACEQSCLGGPLLCHVDHSEWKARSAIRRNMDPQDQVRQAQLPSRLRADWQADPIQRSVHTEEEIKDMLFLMGKTTKEKELDCGACGYESCRAKAIAVLEGKADPKLCLPYALEHAQSISNLIIENTPNGILVLDENNCVREINPAALNMMNLQEFDPVGMPVESILPDQGLHELLQDFVGVQYYRCEYSQYHKILNHAMISIEDHRYVILILMDLTVEETKEKVIRQMQMKTVEVAQTVIDDQMRVVQEIASLLGETTAKSKVALTRLMKAMDEDD, from the coding sequence ATGAGCTATATTCAGCTTTCTGAAGCGAACTGCCGCAACTGCCTGCGATGTGTGCGCGTCTGTCCGACTAAGGCGATGACCTATCAGAATCATCAGCCTACCATTATTGAAGAGGAATGTATACTGTGCGGTAAATGCTATGCGATTTGTCCGCACAGCGCGAAAAAGGTTCACAGTGATATTGAGGCTGTTCGGCAGTGGATTCGTGAAGGACAGCCGCTGGCGCTCAGCATTGCTCCTTCGTTTGCTTCGGTCTGGCCGGATTATCCGCAGCTGAAGCAGCAGCTGCAGGCCCTAGGGTTTGCGGTTGTGGAGGAAACGGCGGTCGGCGCACGGTTGGTTTCCGAAGCCTATATGCAGCTGATTGAACAACGGCAGATGAAAAACATTCTGTCGACGTGCTGTCCGGCGGTCGTCACGTATGTGGAAAAGAATTTTCCGGAGCTGATCGATCAGCTGGCACCGGTCGTTTCTCCGATGATCGCTCATGGCTTTGATTTAAAAGCCCGTTTTCCGGGGTATAAGACTGTTTTCCTTTCACCGTGCATCGCCAAGCAGAAGGAAGCGGCGGATCCGCGGTTTGCCGGAGCGATTGACGCGGTCTTAACGATGCCGGATCTCTCCGCCTGGCTCAAGGATATTCCGGTTCAGGAAATGAGTGAAGCGGTACCGTGGGAAAATCTTCAAGCCAGTACAGTTCGGATGTATCCGACTCCGGGTGGGGTCATCCGTACCTTAAGCAGCTCGGATGAAGTTTACGAACGGGTCAGCGCCGAAGGCATGGAACGCGTAAAGGATGCGCTGAATTCGATTGCCCAGGGACACATGGAAGGCTATTTCTTTGAGCTTTCTGCCTGTGAACAATCCTGTTTGGGCGGCCCGTTGTTATGTCATGTCGACCACAGTGAATGGAAAGCCCGCAGCGCGATCCGGCGCAACATGGATCCGCAGGATCAGGTGCGGCAGGCTCAGCTTCCGTCAAGACTGCGAGCCGACTGGCAGGCCGATCCAATTCAGCGGTCGGTCCATACGGAAGAAGAAATTAAAGACATGTTGTTTCTGATGGGCAAAACGACCAAGGAAAAAGAACTGGACTGCGGCGCCTGCGGTTATGAAAGCTGCCGTGCCAAAGCGATCGCCGTGCTGGAAGGCAAGGCGGATCCAAAGCTGTGTCTGCCGTATGCGCTGGAACATGCCCAGTCGATATCCAACCTGATCATTGAGAATACGCCCAACGGCATTCTTGTTCTGGATGAAAACAACTGCGTGCGCGAGATCAATCCCGCAGCGCTGAATATGATGAACCTGCAGGAATTTGATCCGGTCGGCATGCCAGTGGAATCAATTCTGCCGGATCAGGGGCTGCATGAACTGCTTCAGGATTTTGTCGGCGTGCAGTATTACCGCTGCGAATATTCGCAGTATCATAAAATCTTAAACCATGCGATGATCTCGATTGAGGATCACCGATATGTCATTTTAATCTTAATGGATCTGACCGTCGAAGAAACCAAGGAAAAGGTCATTCGTCAGATGCAGATGAAAACAGTGGAAGTCGCTCAGACCGTCATTGATGATCAGATGCGGGTCGTTCAGGAAATTGCCAGTCTGTTAGGTGAAACTACAGCCAAGTCGAAGGTGGCATTGACGCGGTTAATGAAAGCGATGGATGAAGATGACTGA
- a CDS encoding SpoIIE family protein phosphatase, translated as MTEEKIHVETSFSSLIKKNEELCGDKVAIRYCDQFCILVLADGLGSGVKANILSTLTSTIICEMMAEGSTLQEAVDTITATLPQCQERGIAYSTFTIVQIYYDGTAYLIEFDNPAAVIMRRGQCLELPRTTRMIGQRKIRESSFQVEPNDFIVVFSDGIIHAGVGTFLNFGWDHADVEKHLTEYCRSTDPAREVTRILLACVNDLYQGKPGDDSTVATAKIVPAAEARVMVGPPEHPEDDRKVVGRLLSATGKKICCGGTTSNIVSRITGKEIQIENLLSLASDVPPMAYIEGLDLVTEGVLTLQKANEYLHECAQSPQFYEQFLLTKQEDGAILLTKMFLQDCTKIVFMVGRSDNPAHRQLAYSTISLRAKIRMIERMAENLKKLGKIVQIELY; from the coding sequence ATGACTGAGGAAAAAATCCATGTGGAAACCTCGTTTTCCTCATTAATCAAAAAGAATGAGGAGCTTTGCGGTGACAAGGTGGCGATCCGCTACTGCGATCAGTTCTGCATTCTTGTTTTGGCGGATGGACTGGGCAGCGGGGTAAAAGCGAATATTCTTTCGACGCTGACCAGCACAATTATCTGTGAGATGATGGCGGAAGGGTCAACGCTGCAGGAGGCTGTCGATACGATTACGGCGACGCTGCCGCAATGTCAGGAGCGGGGAATCGCTTACTCCACCTTTACGATCGTTCAGATCTATTACGATGGAACTGCTTATCTGATCGAATTCGACAATCCGGCGGCGGTCATCATGCGCAGAGGGCAGTGCCTGGAACTGCCGCGGACAACACGGATGATCGGTCAGCGGAAGATTCGCGAAAGCAGTTTCCAAGTCGAACCGAATGATTTTATCGTGGTCTTTTCCGACGGGATTATTCATGCCGGAGTCGGAACATTTCTGAACTTTGGCTGGGACCATGCCGATGTCGAAAAGCATCTGACGGAATACTGCCGCTCGACCGATCCGGCCCGCGAGGTAACGCGGATCTTACTGGCCTGCGTCAATGATTTGTATCAGGGTAAGCCGGGTGACGATTCGACAGTCGCTACCGCTAAGATTGTTCCGGCTGCCGAAGCCCGCGTGATGGTGGGACCGCCGGAGCATCCGGAAGATGACCGTAAGGTGGTCGGCCGGCTGTTAAGCGCGACCGGAAAGAAAATCTGCTGCGGTGGAACGACGTCCAACATTGTTTCGCGGATTACCGGAAAAGAAATTCAGATCGAAAATCTTCTGTCATTAGCTTCCGATGTCCCGCCGATGGCCTATATCGAGGGGCTGGATTTGGTGACGGAGGGTGTCCTGACACTGCAGAAAGCCAATGAATATCTGCATGAATGCGCGCAGTCACCGCAGTTTTATGAACAGTTTCTGCTGACGAAGCAGGAAGACGGAGCGATCCTGTTAACCAAGATGTTTCTGCAGGATTGTACGAAAATTGTGTTCATGGTCGGCCGTTCGGATAATCCGGCACATCGCCAACTGGCCTATTCCACGATCTCCCTGCGGGCTAAAATCCGCATGATCGAACGGATGGCAGAAAATTTAAAGAAGCTGGGCAAGATCGTTCAGATTGAACTGTATTGA
- a CDS encoding papain-like cysteine protease family protein, translating to MKKLISVLCALLFIAGCSASPAAVPTPSALPQTGVSNSMQGNFTDEMKLAYRDDLDPEAGADSVEREGDHSDSPYFSRVDFYNAKNTDTLTILPQFQTMQQTSEWSCGVVSALLVLNYYDQLGDQTERTLAEYRSNGLTPAATDMESMIAIFDQIGGFELESSLDYSADELWDVFPLERFEALLKEGTPVMVAWNDWGGHWQVVIGYDNMGTETTQDDVLIVADPYDTTDHNQDGYTVYGAERFYYNWTMYDFFEGQGIENQRDLMFLIAKPIAE from the coding sequence ATGAAAAAATTAATTTCTGTGCTCTGCGCACTGCTTTTCATTGCGGGCTGTTCCGCTTCGCCTGCCGCTGTGCCTACACCTTCAGCCCTTCCGCAGACTGGGGTTTCCAATTCTATGCAAGGCAACTTTACCGACGAGATGAAGCTGGCCTACCGCGATGATTTAGATCCGGAAGCGGGGGCGGATTCAGTGGAACGGGAAGGCGATCATTCAGATTCTCCGTATTTTTCCAGAGTTGATTTCTACAATGCGAAAAATACGGATACCCTGACGATTTTACCGCAGTTTCAGACGATGCAGCAGACGTCAGAATGGTCCTGCGGTGTCGTTTCCGCTTTGCTGGTGTTAAACTATTATGATCAGTTAGGGGATCAGACGGAGCGCACGCTGGCAGAGTATCGAAGCAATGGCTTGACGCCGGCTGCGACAGATATGGAATCGATGATCGCGATCTTTGACCAAATCGGCGGCTTTGAGCTGGAAAGCAGTCTGGATTATTCTGCGGATGAGCTTTGGGATGTCTTTCCGTTAGAACGTTTTGAAGCCTTGCTGAAAGAAGGGACACCGGTGATGGTGGCCTGGAATGACTGGGGCGGACATTGGCAGGTTGTGATCGGCTATGATAATATGGGAACGGAAACGACGCAGGACGATGTGCTGATTGTTGCCGATCCTTACGATACGACGGATCACAATCAGGATGGATATACAGTCTATGGTGCGGAACGGTTTTATTACAACTGGACGATGTATGATTTCTTTGAAGGCCAGGGGATTGAAAATCAGCGTGATCTGATGTTTTTGATTGCCAAGCCGATCGCTGAGTAA
- a CDS encoding NUDIX hydrolase yields the protein MKLTCRKRQLKVKNQWIEVYEDEAEYADGQILPVYTVLHYPQASAALVVENTRGQVLLIRSWRYPIQQEGWEIPAGSVDCGEDPAAAAIREVKEETGLDVNHLVLLCQFYPSNGMSDQKVYVYEGKAEESEFILDEREVEEARWFAPEVLHQMLNSGQIQCGISQLGLRTWLMKHAETVE from the coding sequence ATGAAGCTCACTTGCCGAAAACGTCAGCTCAAGGTTAAAAATCAATGGATTGAGGTTTATGAGGATGAAGCGGAATATGCGGACGGTCAAATTCTGCCGGTCTATACCGTGCTGCATTATCCGCAGGCTTCCGCCGCGCTCGTCGTGGAAAACACGCGGGGACAGGTGCTTTTGATCCGCAGCTGGCGTTATCCGATTCAGCAGGAAGGCTGGGAAATTCCGGCAGGTTCAGTGGATTGCGGTGAAGATCCCGCTGCCGCGGCGATCCGTGAGGTAAAGGAAGAAACCGGGTTGGATGTCAATCATTTAGTTCTGCTTTGTCAGTTTTATCCTTCTAACGGCATGTCGGATCAAAAGGTCTATGTATACGAAGGGAAGGCTGAGGAATCAGAGTTTATCTTGGATGAAAGGGAAGTCGAAGAAGCGCGCTGGTTTGCCCCGGAAGTCCTTCATCAGATGCTGAACAGCGGTCAGATTCAGTGCGGAATATCCCAGCTGGGTTTGCGAACCTGGCTTATGAAGCACGCGGAAACGGTGGAATAG
- a CDS encoding 4Fe-4S dicluster domain-containing protein gives MSMFNHEARQFKFDVLKEISQLAYEGNLTEDSAAAISRKLIPGRKAEFRCCVYKEREILRQRTRLACGKMADEGAAYNPRQIVQVIDAACDGCTIRKIQITDNCRKCMAKACLASCKFDAISMGLHRAQIDYTKCKECGACARGCPYNAIVVTERPCSQHCPVDAIRWDENGIAQIDESKCINCGACQAACPFGAIEDMSWIVPVVSLLKMGTPMYAIIAPAIQGQFDSATLPQIKKSIELLGFEKVYEVALGADAVAWEEQAELAEKMEAGIPLTTSCCPAFVNLAKMHFPQIYENNMSTVVSPMMALARKLKKDHPDHGVIFIGPCLAKKQEAMESFTAVDYVLTFEEVAAMMIAKHIDPSEVQANEEDYPSVFGRNFAQGGGVSKAVVQAAKEKSMTTPVGVYADGCQECKKQLTLMKFGKFTGNILEGMACPGGCIAGPAVIEPPMITKGRMAKENIGNQKTIEESVESFDFTDVPMHRK, from the coding sequence ATGTCCATGTTCAATCACGAAGCACGGCAGTTTAAGTTTGACGTGCTCAAAGAAATTTCACAGCTGGCTTATGAGGGAAACTTAACGGAGGACAGCGCGGCGGCGATCAGCCGCAAACTGATTCCCGGGCGCAAAGCGGAATTCCGCTGCTGCGTGTATAAGGAAAGAGAAATTCTGCGGCAGCGTACACGGCTGGCCTGCGGGAAGATGGCGGATGAGGGAGCCGCGTACAATCCACGTCAGATTGTTCAGGTTATTGATGCGGCGTGCGACGGCTGTACCATCCGCAAAATTCAAATTACGGATAACTGTCGGAAGTGCATGGCGAAAGCCTGTCTGGCTTCCTGTAAATTTGATGCCATCAGCATGGGGCTGCACCGTGCCCAGATCGATTATACGAAATGTAAAGAATGCGGGGCCTGTGCCCGCGGCTGTCCTTACAATGCGATTGTGGTCACAGAACGTCCTTGTTCGCAGCATTGTCCGGTGGATGCGATTCGCTGGGATGAAAATGGGATTGCTCAGATAGACGAATCCAAATGCATTAACTGCGGCGCCTGCCAAGCGGCTTGTCCGTTCGGCGCAATCGAGGATATGTCGTGGATTGTTCCGGTAGTCAGTTTGTTAAAAATGGGAACGCCGATGTATGCGATCATCGCTCCGGCCATTCAGGGGCAGTTTGACAGTGCCACCCTGCCGCAGATCAAAAAAAGCATTGAGCTGTTAGGCTTTGAAAAAGTCTACGAAGTTGCTTTGGGCGCGGATGCCGTAGCCTGGGAGGAACAAGCCGAGCTGGCGGAAAAGATGGAAGCCGGCATACCGCTGACGACCTCGTGCTGTCCGGCGTTTGTCAATCTGGCTAAGATGCACTTCCCGCAAATCTATGAAAACAACATGTCCACGGTGGTTTCACCGATGATGGCGCTGGCCCGCAAGCTGAAAAAGGATCATCCCGATCACGGCGTGATCTTTATCGGCCCATGCTTGGCGAAAAAACAGGAAGCCATGGAATCCTTTACCGCGGTGGATTACGTTTTGACCTTTGAAGAAGTAGCTGCGATGATGATCGCCAAACACATTGATCCATCAGAAGTTCAGGCCAATGAAGAAGACTATCCGTCTGTCTTTGGACGCAACTTTGCCCAAGGCGGCGGCGTCAGCAAAGCGGTCGTGCAGGCGGCAAAAGAAAAATCCATGACGACGCCGGTCGGCGTGTATGCCGATGGCTGTCAGGAATGCAAGAAGCAGCTGACGCTGATGAAGTTCGGCAAGTTTACCGGCAATATTCTGGAAGGCATGGCCTGTCCGGGCGGCTGCATCGCCGGGCCGGCGGTCATCGAACCGCCGATGATTACCAAAGGCCGGATGGCAAAAGAGAATATCGGCAATCAGAAGACAATTGAGGAATCCGTGGAAAGCTTTGATTTTACGGATGTACCGATGCATCGGAAATAA
- a CDS encoding GGDEF domain-containing protein yields the protein MIAMIEDVMILFFNLLIFAQMITLKDHTRRKMIELAVGCAVFFTAYGISVYVLHFPMVLSSLLTMSLPSLVLFWLFSAFRDARFFLSFALADTLAMITASFSKYLSLFFPQGEIFFLGLTLLLFIALLVFANPYFRLLKTLMRQVEDGWTSMAVTAMLIYFVLGFIAAYPTPIAQRREYVPVFMAVCLLTFAFYLVVLHSLQKTQKIVQQNIQLQEEQKIYHIAYTDALTGLGNRAAYLERINQLERLRKNGISICCIELDMNGLKQVNDTLGHAAGDRALREIAAALKTVFLCRQPDSVFRVGGDEFCVLLSDVEEDETAECLNQLENQLKQSSQTLGFSLAAAAGRAWVQPEESIETTMIRADDQMYKHKRENQKVSEKENETISL from the coding sequence ATGATTGCGATGATAGAAGACGTCATGATCCTGTTTTTTAATCTTTTGATCTTTGCCCAAATGATTACGCTGAAGGATCATACGCGGCGGAAAATGATCGAACTGGCAGTCGGGTGTGCTGTCTTTTTCACGGCTTACGGCATTTCTGTCTATGTTTTGCATTTCCCGATGGTGCTGTCTTCGCTCTTGACGATGAGTCTGCCGAGTCTGGTGCTGTTCTGGCTGTTTTCAGCTTTTCGCGACGCCCGGTTTTTTCTGTCGTTTGCCTTGGCGGATACCCTGGCGATGATCACGGCGTCCTTCAGTAAATATCTCAGCTTGTTTTTTCCTCAGGGGGAGATTTTCTTTCTGGGGCTGACGCTGCTGCTGTTTATTGCGCTGCTTGTTTTTGCCAATCCTTATTTTCGGCTGTTGAAAACCTTAATGCGGCAAGTTGAGGATGGCTGGACGTCGATGGCGGTGACCGCGATGCTGATCTATTTTGTCTTGGGATTTATCGCAGCGTATCCCACGCCGATCGCTCAGCGGCGGGAATATGTTCCGGTCTTTATGGCCGTCTGCCTGCTGACATTTGCTTTTTATCTGGTCGTGCTGCATTCGCTGCAGAAAACCCAGAAAATTGTTCAACAGAACATTCAGCTTCAGGAAGAACAGAAAATTTATCACATCGCCTATACCGATGCGCTGACAGGACTGGGCAACCGCGCGGCGTATCTGGAGCGGATCAATCAGCTGGAACGACTGCGGAAAAACGGCATTTCGATCTGCTGCATCGAGCTGGACATGAACGGTTTGAAACAGGTTAATGATACATTAGGCCATGCGGCAGGGGACAGAGCGTTAAGAGAAATCGCTGCGGCTTTGAAGACGGTGTTTCTTTGCCGGCAGCCGGACAGCGTATTTCGGGTAGGCGGCGATGAATTCTGCGTGCTGCTCAGCGATGTTGAAGAAGATGAAACCGCAGAATGTCTGAATCAGCTGGAAAATCAGTTGAAGCAAAGCAGTCAGACGCTTGGGTTTTCCTTAGCGGCCGCGGCCGGTAGGGCCTGGGTTCAGCCGGAAGAGTCGATAGAAACCACGATGATCCGTGCCGATGATCAGATGTATAAGCATAAACGTGAGAATCAGAAAGTTTCTGAAAAAGAGAATGAAACAATTTCTTTGTGA